One genomic region from Ammospiza caudacuta isolate bAmmCau1 chromosome 1, bAmmCau1.pri, whole genome shotgun sequence encodes:
- the CFAP418 gene encoding cilia- and flagella-associated protein 418 has product MADDLDRLLDEVERRLCHRHGGGGQEQPAAAKEGRSAKVLMSAGSSEEDLDDIIDEICNDSSFTKTPPKLKSNSASLTPERNSVVVQAHGKRCCPVYLGGSLSPSGIGTNISKRACDRLRCTACDFRVSLFNDYVWDQSCDYLFFRNNMPELSKLRAKMIKKKGARAYACQCSWRSIDELTDLQTEQQLRWVCGKHGE; this is encoded by the exons ATGGCGGACGATCTGGACCGGCTGCTGGACGAGGTGGAGAGGCGGCTGTGCCACCggcacggcggcggcggccagGAGCAGCCCGCGGCGGCCAAGGAGGGCAG atcaGCTAAAGTGTTAATGAGTGCTGGCAGCAGCGAAGAAGATCTGGATGACATTATTGATGAAATCTGTAATGACAGCAGCTTTACCAAAACACCTCCG aaattgaaGTCTAATTCTGCAAGTCTCACACCTGAAAGAAATAGTGTTGTTGTACAGGCACATGGGAAAAG ATGCTGTCCAGTGTACCTGGGTGGAAGCCTCTCACCATCTGGGATAGgaacaaatatttcaaaaag AGCGTGTGATCGGCTGCGCTGCACTGCTTGTGACTTCCGCGTGTCGCTTTTCAATGACTACGTCTGGGATCAGTCCTGTGATTATCTTTTTTTCAG GAATAACATGCCTGAGCTCAGTAAACTAAGAGCAAAGATGATAAAGAAGAAAGGAGCACGTGCATATGCTTGTCAGTGCAGCTGGAGATCCATTGATGAATTAACTGACCTtcaaacagagcagcagcttcgcTGGGTTTGTGGTAAACATGGAGAATGA